ATGTACCCAGGGAACAGCCCAAGGACCACAGCCATAACTTGTATTTGCAACATACATACAACCAGTAGGTCCGATGAAAATTGTATTTTTACCGGCAGCTTTAGCCACTAATCTATACTGCAGAGCAGGGCCGCAGCCTGCACAGGTACGGTGACCTGGAACATAATATTCTTCCACTGGTGCTTGTTTAATAGATTTAATTTGTTCTAACATTTAACTTTCCTCCCCTCATTTATAGTTCAAATGGTGCCCAATAACTTTGTTTTTCAATTTTACCTGTTTTATTTACCTCTTTCAGTATGTTAAACATCTTGTAAAATTCATCATGGGTAATCATTGATCCACCTAAACCTGCAACAAATCCTATTGTATTAACTTTTTCATCATTATTGTATAAAGCAGCCCTGGCTTCAGTAAGTAAAACTCCTGCTCCACATGAAATTCCAAAGTTTACTGAGTTGTCAACTACGCCTACAACTTTAAATCTTTTTAAGCATTCTCTAACTTGTTTAGTCGGGAAAGGACGGAAGGTACGAAGTCTAACTACCCCAACTTTTTCTCCAAGGTTACGCAGGTGCATTGCAACATTTTTTGCTGTTTCAGTATGTCCACCCTGCATGAAAATAACTATCTCGGCATCGTCAGTCATATATTCTTCCAACCATGGATTATATTTACGTCCAAATGTTTTAGCAAATTCATCATGAACTTCTTCAATTACTTTATAAGTACCTTCTACAGCTAAATGACGCTGGTATTGTGTACCAGGACCCATTTCAGGTTCCATCTGTGCACCGATAATTTGAGGATCCCTTGTGTCTAAAACATGGTGGTTCTTATACGGTGGTAAAAATGAATCAACCTGTTCCTGTGACGGTACATCAACTTCACCAAGTATGTGGGATACAAAATATCCATCCTGGCAGGCATATTGAGGTAATAGAACTCTAGGATCTTCACCTATTCGGTAGTACATAAGTGTCATATCCAATGCTTCCTGTGGTGTAGATGCCCATCCTTGAATCCATCCCTGGTCACGACAGCACAGGGCATCTGTCTGTTCAGATCCAAAATCTCCTGGCGGGTCTAATGTACGGTCGGCAATGGCCATTTGAAGGGGCAGCCTTTCACCTGATATTGGAGAATAAACTTCCATTGCATAAG
The genomic region above belongs to Clostridium sp. AWRP and contains:
- a CDS encoding oxalate oxidoreductase subunit alpha; its protein translation is MKTNIKRMSGCVATANAVKLANVDVICSYPIRPYTGIMSELARMVADGELDAEFVLGEGEHGQLSIVYGASAAGARAFTGSSGVGVTYAMEVYSPISGERLPLQMAIADRTLDPPGDFGSEQTDALCCRDQGWIQGWASTPQEALDMTLMYYRIGEDPRVLLPQYACQDGYFVSHILGEVDVPSQEQVDSFLPPYKNHHVLDTRDPQIIGAQMEPEMGPGTQYQRHLAVEGTYKVIEEVHDEFAKTFGRKYNPWLEEYMTDDAEIVIFMQGGHTETAKNVAMHLRNLGEKVGVVRLRTFRPFPTKQVRECLKRFKVVGVVDNSVNFGISCGAGVLLTEARAALYNNDEKVNTIGFVAGLGGSMITHDEFYKMFNILKEVNKTGKIEKQSYWAPFEL